A window from Leptospira wolffii serovar Khorat str. Khorat-H2 encodes these proteins:
- a CDS encoding class I fructose-bisphosphate aldolase has product MLDKIKSALGAEADSLLNHVSKTIPKETLTIPGPNYIDDIFAKTDRNNSVLRNFQSIYNTGRLAGTGYLSILPVDQGIEHSGGASFAKNPAYFDPENIVKLAIEGGCNAVASTLGVLGLVSRKYAHKIPFVVKINHNELLSYPNKFDQILFANVEQAFDMGAAAVGATIYFGSDESSRQIQEISEAFHRAHELGLVTILWAYLRNDHFKNDKADYHVATDLTGQANHLAATIEADIVKQKLPETNLGGFRDLKFGKKDDKMYTDLSSDHPIDMARYQVANCYMGKIGLINSGGPSGSNDLGDAIKAAVINKRAGGMGLISGRKAFQKPMKDGVALLNAIQDVYLSKDVTIA; this is encoded by the coding sequence ATGTTAGATAAAATTAAGAGCGCTCTGGGTGCGGAAGCCGATTCCCTTCTGAATCATGTCAGCAAAACGATCCCTAAGGAAACCCTGACCATCCCCGGTCCGAACTACATCGACGATATCTTCGCAAAGACCGACAGAAACAATTCTGTTCTCAGAAATTTCCAGTCCATTTACAATACCGGACGCTTGGCAGGAACCGGTTATCTTTCCATTCTTCCCGTGGACCAAGGGATCGAGCATAGTGGTGGCGCTTCTTTCGCTAAGAATCCCGCTTACTTCGATCCGGAGAATATCGTAAAACTCGCAATCGAAGGCGGCTGCAACGCTGTCGCTTCCACTTTAGGCGTATTGGGATTGGTTTCCCGCAAATACGCTCATAAGATTCCTTTCGTAGTGAAGATCAATCATAACGAACTTCTAAGTTATCCGAACAAATTCGATCAGATCCTTTTTGCCAACGTCGAACAAGCCTTCGATATGGGAGCCGCAGCGGTAGGTGCGACCATTTACTTCGGTTCCGACGAGAGTTCCAGACAGATCCAAGAGATTTCCGAAGCCTTCCACAGGGCTCACGAACTCGGACTAGTTACGATTCTTTGGGCATATCTCAGGAACGATCATTTCAAAAACGATAAGGCCGACTACCATGTGGCGACCGACTTGACCGGCCAGGCTAACCATTTGGCTGCTACGATCGAGGCGGATATCGTGAAGCAAAAACTTCCGGAAACCAATCTCGGGGGTTTCAGAGATCTGAAATTCGGTAAGAAAGACGACAAAATGTATACCGATCTTAGCTCCGATCATCCGATCGATATGGCAAGATACCAAGTGGCCAATTGCTATATGGGTAAAATCGGTCTGATCAATTCCGGAGGACCTTCCGGATCCAACGATTTGGGCGACGCGATTAAAGCTGCGGTTATCAATAAGAGAGCCGGCGGTATGGGACTCATCTCCGGAAGAAAGGCTTTCCAAAAGCCGATGAAAGACGGAGTGGCTCTGTTAAACGCGATCCAAGACGTTTATTTGTCTAAGGACGTTACCATAGCTTAA
- a CDS encoding cysteine synthase A — protein MNIKKGFVGTIGNTPLIRLNHYSDQTGCEILGKAEFLNPGGSVKDRAALFIIEEAEKKGLLRPGGTVVEGTAGNTGIGLTHICNAKGYKCLIVIPDTQSKEKIDLLKTLGAEVRTVPAVPYKDPGNYVKVSARIAEETPNSIWANQFDNVANRLAHFHTTGPEIWSQTDGKVDAWLASLGTGGTFAGTALFLKEKNPKIKTVAAEPYGSAIYNFVKKGELSSEGNSFTEGIGNGRITENMKDAPFDDAIRISDEECLETIYTLLRKDGLFLGGSTGINVAATVKLAKKLGPGHTLVTVLCDSGARYQSRLYDKDWLASKGFSIPEV, from the coding sequence ATGAATATCAAGAAAGGCTTCGTGGGCACCATCGGAAACACTCCTCTCATACGTTTGAATCATTATTCGGACCAAACAGGTTGCGAGATTTTGGGTAAGGCGGAATTTCTGAATCCGGGCGGTTCGGTAAAGGATAGAGCCGCATTATTCATTATAGAAGAGGCGGAGAAGAAGGGACTCCTCAGGCCGGGCGGAACTGTCGTGGAAGGAACCGCGGGAAATACCGGAATCGGTTTAACGCATATTTGTAATGCGAAGGGTTATAAATGTCTGATCGTGATTCCGGATACCCAGTCCAAGGAAAAGATCGACCTACTTAAGACCTTGGGTGCCGAGGTCCGGACGGTGCCTGCGGTTCCCTATAAGGATCCGGGCAATTACGTAAAGGTCTCCGCAAGAATAGCCGAGGAAACTCCCAATTCCATTTGGGCGAACCAATTCGATAATGTGGCCAACCGATTGGCTCATTTCCATACCACAGGTCCGGAGATCTGGAGCCAGACGGACGGAAAAGTGGACGCTTGGTTGGCGTCTTTGGGGACCGGGGGAACTTTCGCAGGTACCGCCTTATTCTTAAAAGAAAAGAATCCCAAGATCAAAACGGTCGCCGCGGAACCCTACGGCTCTGCGATTTATAATTTCGTAAAGAAGGGGGAACTCAGTTCCGAAGGTAACTCCTTCACGGAAGGAATCGGTAACGGTAGAATCACGGAGAATATGAAAGACGCTCCTTTCGATGATGCGATTCGGATTTCCGACGAGGAATGTCTGGAGACCATTTATACTTTGCTTCGAAAAGACGGTTTGTTTTTAGGGGGATCCACCGGGATCAATGTGGCGGCAACGGTCAAATTGGCCAAGAAACTAGGACCGGGGCACACTCTAGTGACCGTACTTTGCGATAGCGGTGCGAGATACCAGTCCCGTCTTTACGACAAGGACTGGCTGGCTTCGAAAGGTTTTTCGATTCCGGAAGTTTAG
- a CDS encoding LA_0442/LA_0875 N-terminal domain-containing protein produces the protein MKISFSFPNHKASRLIGLLIFLLSFASLGAETVLFKSGEKVYGTVIDQSTDSVVLLRENKRQTVPKSQILKIIFKDIKDEAELGKIFEAEKKKLNKEGKKTEKEEQLDTLMLEQMIKENSYKVVQKRLALIEKYIDERDGGWEEYISAKRNPWEPVWKSAILPGWGLSTMRHENYATTYQVLIGLSVIVAIGGSQASTVQGNKAENKLSKILFEEPNIHQQILSSGVPGASLLVSKMQADSISEMNTAKNREHQYHSYSQNGLGLAIGLYIAQLAQSYFLGKTWAVQNIIQTPSGESVSPGLNFKSTYGPLAAGGGGSLWEYRTDLRYVSTF, from the coding sequence ATGAAAATATCGTTCTCCTTCCCTAACCATAAGGCATCTCGCCTAATCGGACTTTTAATCTTCCTTCTCTCCTTCGCATCTCTCGGAGCCGAGACCGTACTTTTCAAAAGCGGCGAAAAAGTTTACGGAACCGTGATCGATCAATCTACGGATTCCGTAGTGCTCTTAAGGGAAAACAAGAGACAAACCGTTCCAAAATCCCAGATCCTTAAGATTATCTTCAAAGATATCAAGGACGAAGCGGAGTTAGGAAAGATCTTCGAAGCTGAGAAAAAGAAACTGAACAAAGAAGGCAAGAAGACGGAGAAAGAGGAACAACTAGACACCTTGATGCTGGAACAAATGATCAAGGAGAATAGTTACAAGGTCGTCCAAAAGAGACTCGCTTTGATCGAAAAATACATCGATGAGAGAGACGGTGGATGGGAAGAATACATCTCCGCAAAACGAAATCCTTGGGAACCGGTTTGGAAATCGGCCATTCTGCCTGGTTGGGGCCTTTCTACTATGAGGCACGAAAATTATGCGACTACCTACCAGGTATTGATAGGTCTCTCCGTAATCGTCGCGATCGGAGGTAGCCAGGCCTCTACCGTTCAAGGAAATAAAGCCGAGAACAAATTATCCAAGATTCTATTCGAAGAACCGAATATACACCAGCAAATCCTATCCTCCGGAGTTCCGGGCGCTTCCCTGTTAGTAAGTAAAATGCAGGCGGATAGTATCAGCGAAATGAATACCGCCAAGAATCGGGAACATCAGTACCATTCTTATAGCCAAAACGGTTTGGGTCTGGCGATCGGACTTTATATCGCCCAATTGGCCCAAAGTTATTTTTTAGGTAAGACCTGGGCGGTCCAAAACATCATCCAGACCCCCTCCGGAGAATCTGTATCGCCCGGATTGAATTTCAAAAGCACTTACGGTCCTCTTGCGGCCGGAGGCGGCGGTTCTCTTTGGGAATACCGCACCGACCTAAGATACGTGAGTACTTTCTAA
- a CDS encoding LIC_11321 family protein has product MTRVGAFSFGLLLAFWISAGETFSQDQAPKKEPGSPSVQSPKKKSEPAKGCCRIKYEGGGFDYFPSTEEECVSKPNFDSFQRDSALCFQSLWD; this is encoded by the coding sequence ATGACGAGAGTCGGTGCTTTTTCCTTCGGTTTGCTCCTCGCCTTTTGGATTTCCGCAGGAGAAACTTTCAGTCAGGACCAGGCTCCCAAAAAGGAACCCGGTTCTCCCTCCGTTCAGAGTCCTAAGAAAAAATCCGAACCCGCCAAAGGATGCTGCCGTATCAAATACGAAGGCGGAGGTTTCGACTATTTTCCATCCACCGAGGAAGAATGCGTTTCCAAACCCAATTTCGATAGTTTCCAAAGAGACTCCGCTCTTTGCTTCCAATCTCTCTGGGATTGA
- a CDS encoding LIC11086 family outer membrane transporter has protein sequence MSIKTFKFRSKYLLFIIFLLPTILWSHHAGEGQSMASSTRFIDPFTGKREKPSDYILFTQDYQKGTIDNSNLHTSTLFAETNFAGGKFAMNFSIPWIYYEQKDRADAARYGKAYLGAKWSPLVDKDWPFFFVLEGRLGFPSGADTDRFAGGDYYSGIANITLGTTLGKWLFVVRGSGIFPLSRDYATENTQSGLPYWAQSPSSTTGSEEHMKIQKISQWFAYATYFLNKDFSLFGGFLYRTPYVNVIGGGSLLEEDAETQKKFPKAFKEVSTGFNWGLTKGTFLTVSGRMPLTRDHEIRLYDYAVTTSISIEIPEWKSESEKKKEKEAEDFENDEDLEKK, from the coding sequence ATGTCTATAAAAACCTTCAAGTTTCGATCGAAATATTTACTTTTCATAATATTCTTACTTCCTACGATTCTATGGAGCCACCACGCGGGGGAAGGACAGAGTATGGCCTCCTCCACCCGCTTCATAGATCCGTTTACGGGCAAGAGGGAGAAACCTTCCGATTATATTCTATTCACCCAGGATTACCAAAAAGGAACCATAGATAATTCTAATCTGCATACAAGCACCCTATTTGCTGAGACAAACTTCGCAGGCGGAAAATTCGCGATGAACTTCAGTATTCCATGGATTTATTACGAACAGAAGGATAGAGCGGACGCAGCCAGATACGGAAAAGCTTATTTGGGAGCCAAATGGAGTCCGCTCGTAGATAAGGACTGGCCATTCTTCTTCGTTCTGGAGGGCAGACTCGGATTCCCTTCCGGGGCGGATACCGATCGCTTCGCAGGCGGAGATTATTATTCAGGCATCGCGAATATAACCTTAGGGACTACATTAGGAAAATGGCTTTTTGTCGTAAGAGGATCCGGAATTTTCCCCTTATCCAGGGACTACGCGACCGAGAATACGCAGAGTGGACTTCCTTACTGGGCCCAAAGTCCTTCCTCCACTACCGGCAGCGAAGAACACATGAAGATCCAAAAGATATCCCAATGGTTCGCATATGCTACCTACTTTCTAAATAAGGACTTCAGTCTTTTCGGAGGATTCCTCTACAGAACTCCTTATGTGAACGTGATCGGAGGAGGAAGCCTCTTGGAAGAAGATGCCGAGACCCAAAAGAAATTTCCGAAAGCTTTCAAAGAAGTGAGCACAGGATTCAACTGGGGACTGACTAAGGGAACTTTCTTAACCGTTTCCGGCAGAATGCCTTTGACCAGAGATCACGAGATCCGACTTTACGATTATGCGGTCACTACTTCCATCTCGATAGAGATTCCCGAATGGAAGTCGGAATCGGAAAAGAAGAAGGAAAAGGAAGCGGAAGATTTCGAAAACGACGAGGATTTAGAGAAGAAGTGA
- a CDS encoding methanobactin export MATE transporter MbnM gives MKVYIYLILLFVPLIGCEELGLAKKGSSNSELALLFVSPTISEGTPYVFDLPAGFPSPKIPSDNAMTVEKVRLGRFLFFDTKLSENQTQSCGSCHHPDKAFTDGLAVSIGSTGQNHPRNAQHLSNVVYNVRQTWVNPVLKNLEDQALVPIFGDNPVELGMKDNEDLIVQRLKSDSIYPPMFREAFPRESDPFTIRNITKAISSFERTLISGNSAYDRFQAGDSSALSASAIRGKNLFFGERAECFHCHAGFNFTDTVLHTGTVFEEITFHNNGLDSSHFVSPNGGLYEFTYQETDRGKFRAPSLRNVELTAPYMHDGSLPDLLSVINHYAAGGSGNGITNPNKDSLIRSFSLTESEKADLVEFLKSLTDQDFVTDPKFRSPF, from the coding sequence ATGAAAGTTTATATTTATCTAATACTATTATTCGTCCCTCTGATAGGATGCGAAGAATTGGGGCTGGCCAAAAAGGGAAGTTCGAATTCGGAACTCGCACTTCTATTCGTAAGTCCTACGATTTCGGAGGGGACCCCGTATGTCTTCGATCTTCCCGCAGGGTTTCCTAGTCCGAAAATTCCGTCGGATAACGCGATGACCGTGGAGAAGGTTCGGTTGGGTAGATTCCTATTCTTCGATACGAAACTATCCGAAAACCAAACCCAATCCTGCGGAAGTTGTCATCATCCGGATAAAGCGTTTACGGACGGACTAGCAGTTTCGATCGGATCAACCGGCCAGAATCATCCCAGGAACGCGCAGCATCTTTCGAATGTAGTATATAACGTAAGGCAGACCTGGGTGAACCCTGTTTTAAAGAATCTGGAAGACCAGGCCTTAGTCCCCATATTCGGAGATAATCCGGTCGAGTTGGGAATGAAGGATAACGAGGATTTGATCGTCCAAAGATTGAAGTCGGATTCGATTTATCCGCCTATGTTCCGGGAAGCCTTTCCGAGAGAATCGGATCCATTCACTATACGGAATATTACGAAAGCTATATCCTCCTTCGAGCGAACTCTGATCTCCGGAAATTCCGCTTACGATCGGTTTCAGGCGGGAGACAGTTCCGCATTGAGCGCCTCGGCCATAAGAGGCAAGAATCTATTCTTCGGAGAAAGAGCGGAATGTTTCCACTGCCATGCGGGATTCAATTTCACCGATACGGTATTGCATACCGGGACAGTTTTCGAGGAGATTACATTTCACAATAACGGGTTGGATTCCTCCCATTTCGTAAGCCCAAACGGAGGCCTGTACGAATTCACGTATCAGGAAACCGATCGAGGTAAATTCAGAGCTCCTTCTCTCAGGAATGTGGAATTGACAGCTCCTTATATGCACGACGGCTCCCTACCCGATCTACTATCGGTAATCAACCATTACGCAGCGGGAGGATCGGGAAATGGAATCACGAATCCGAACAAGGACTCTTTGATCCGTTCTTTTTCTCTTACGGAATCGGAAAAGGCGGACTTGGTGGAGTTTCTTAAAAGTCTTACGGACCAGGATTTTGTCACGGACCCGAAATTCCGAAGCCCATTTTAG
- a CDS encoding MbnP family copper-binding protein translates to MKLLYKYAIIAFITLSFWNCDGGSEPSNLGLLALATASPVSQEPAGITFQAVVGSSLAVCGGEITGHGEAQTSSTVTIMHVAGVMPIGLRDLRFYVSEFELVDEDDNIITANVPDDGVWQYSGITLLDFENKTGSCTGTTATNKIVKTVLENKSYKTVRFTLGIPESLNHGNSSIAPSPLNISGMAWSWLSGYRFFVGEFVSMDAATTGNYAQLHIGSTGCTEPTPGNYSCTNANRARISLSPSGGFNPYTQNIQFDLKKAVAASPVGSPTTWAGWSISSGNKTCHSMGAMDAACADVFPNFGLDYGTGNAGTAEQTVFNVVSK, encoded by the coding sequence ATGAAATTATTATATAAGTACGCTATAATAGCGTTCATTACGCTTTCGTTCTGGAATTGCGACGGCGGTTCGGAACCCTCGAATTTAGGCCTTCTGGCACTTGCGACGGCCTCCCCGGTTTCTCAGGAACCCGCAGGAATCACTTTCCAGGCTGTGGTGGGAAGTAGCCTTGCTGTTTGCGGTGGTGAAATTACGGGACATGGAGAAGCACAAACCAGCTCGACTGTGACCATTATGCACGTTGCAGGAGTCATGCCGATCGGGCTGCGAGACCTGAGATTCTACGTCTCCGAATTCGAACTGGTGGACGAGGATGATAATATCATCACTGCAAACGTTCCGGACGACGGAGTATGGCAATATTCCGGAATCACTCTCTTGGACTTCGAGAATAAAACGGGAAGCTGCACCGGCACCACTGCCACGAATAAAATCGTAAAGACCGTATTGGAGAATAAGAGCTACAAGACGGTTCGGTTTACATTGGGAATACCGGAAAGCTTAAACCATGGAAACTCTTCGATTGCGCCTAGTCCCCTGAATATTTCCGGAATGGCTTGGAGCTGGCTTTCCGGTTACCGATTCTTCGTGGGAGAGTTCGTATCCATGGATGCGGCCACTACGGGCAATTACGCTCAATTGCATATAGGATCCACCGGCTGCACGGAACCTACTCCCGGAAATTATTCCTGCACCAATGCGAATCGCGCCAGAATCAGCCTGAGTCCCAGCGGAGGATTCAATCCTTACACTCAGAATATCCAGTTCGATCTTAAGAAAGCCGTAGCCGCCTCTCCTGTAGGATCTCCTACGACTTGGGCCGGCTGGAGCATTTCCTCGGGAAATAAGACCTGCCATTCGATGGGGGCCATGGACGCCGCCTGTGCGGACGTATTTCCGAATTTCGGATTGGATTACGGTACCGGAAACGCCGGCACAGCAGAGCAGACCGTATTCAACGTGGTTTCCAAATAA
- a CDS encoding LIC_11090 family protein — protein sequence MKSISLILAHCFLFQSLVFGSGWFCGLLAGEIKLCECNHGSKKEKHAAAEDSRFENKLVSEDGDEEHSHSSLPDCHSAKSGETHKCSCKKAKDKASALSGSICAQFYSSPNSEYTGPKAVGSELLAPFSESIGVQIPLFLERPPRFS from the coding sequence ATGAAAAGTATCTCTCTCATTCTGGCTCATTGCTTTTTATTCCAAAGTCTGGTATTCGGTAGCGGTTGGTTCTGCGGTTTACTCGCGGGAGAGATCAAACTCTGCGAATGCAACCACGGAAGCAAAAAAGAAAAGCACGCCGCGGCGGAGGATTCCCGTTTCGAAAACAAACTTGTCTCTGAAGACGGAGACGAAGAGCACTCTCATTCTTCCCTGCCGGATTGCCATTCCGCAAAATCGGGAGAAACCCATAAATGTTCCTGTAAAAAAGCGAAAGACAAGGCTTCCGCGCTAAGCGGATCCATTTGCGCTCAGTTTTATTCTTCTCCGAACTCCGAATACACCGGCCCGAAAGCAGTCGGCTCCGAATTACTTGCCCCCTTCTCCGAATCTATCGGAGTCCAAATCCCCCTCTTCCTGGAAAGACCTCCTCGATTCTCCTGA
- a CDS encoding nucleoside 2-deoxyribosyltransferase has product MKKTKKIYLAGPEVFLPNAFSILESNKRLLEEKGFSAYSPFDGNVSPEEKRDLRLAKRIFEENCRLIRESDLVLANCNFFRGACVDDGTSFEIGYAFHSGKRIYGYGDSELALYLETERKIPTKAHESGYRIDEEGYLLNEDFGNRINLMLEFSILESGGRLVRGSFSDLADRLAEWESV; this is encoded by the coding sequence ATGAAAAAGACTAAGAAAATCTATCTCGCGGGCCCAGAAGTGTTCCTACCGAACGCATTCTCCATTTTGGAATCCAATAAAAGACTCCTGGAGGAGAAAGGATTCTCGGCCTATTCTCCCTTTGACGGTAACGTTTCTCCCGAGGAAAAAAGGGATCTCCGTCTGGCAAAACGCATTTTCGAAGAGAATTGCAGGTTGATCCGAGAATCAGATCTGGTGCTCGCAAACTGTAATTTCTTTAGAGGAGCCTGTGTGGACGACGGAACTTCTTTTGAAATCGGTTATGCCTTTCATAGCGGAAAGCGCATCTACGGATACGGGGACTCCGAATTAGCTCTGTATCTGGAAACGGAAAGAAAGATTCCAACGAAGGCTCATGAGAGCGGTTATAGGATAGATGAGGAAGGCTATCTACTGAACGAGGACTTCGGAAATCGGATCAATCTCATGTTGGAATTCTCCATCTTGGAATCGGGAGGAAGATTAGTCCGAGGTTCTTTCTCGGACCTAGCGGATCGACTCGCCGAATGGGAATCCGTTTAG